The genomic segment CCCCCTCCTCTAAAAAATCCAGATCAGCCTCATCAAGCTCATTGGTGAGATCAAGGATATCTTCCAGGGTAAGACTTCGTAGCCACTCTTCAAGTTCAGCAAGCTTATTACCCGTGGACATTGCCTCGGTGGCCACCAAACGGGGATCTGCCACCTCTTCACCGTCAAGCATGAGACTGACAATATTGGTATGGACATCGGTGATAAGGGATTCTGCCACATGACCGCCACCGCTGATAGTGGTCTTTACATAGAGTCCGGACTCCTCACGCAGGTCAACCTTAACCCGACCCTCGGCCAAAAAGGCCGAGGCCCGGGCAACCATCTCAGGGCTCAAACTAGACAGAACCTCAAGTTTTCCATAGGCATCACCCCCAAAGGCACCCAGGGCACTGGCCGTATCAAGTCCCGTCAAACCACCACTGCCAGGAATCACCACGGCAAGTCCATTCTTATAGATATTAGGATCGATAATAAGATGAATATGGTCAAACTTCAGGCCCGGCAGGAGGGTCGCAGCTGCTGCAGCACCAAGGGCAATGGCAACAGGCTCGGTACAGCCCAGGGCCAGACAAACTTCCATCTCAAGAATATTTTTTACGCTAAATTTCATCTTTCTCCGATGTCCAATGTTAAGAATAATAGGGCAGAGCACCACAGCTGATGATCATAAACAAGAAAATGAGGCGAAAATTATTCACGTACCATGACAGATAGCAAAGAGAGGGTCTCTCAAAATGTGCATTTGCACAAAACAGAAGCGATTCCCCTAAGTAGCCTGGGCAGCTTCTATATGAGATTGAATCAACATGGAAATTCCGGGTAGAAGGCCCAAGCCATGAGCATAGCTGTCAACGGCAAGTCCCACGTCCACAAGTCTTCTCTGCCATGAAGCCTCCTCACCAATCATATCACGCCTATAGTGCAAACCGGCCATAAGAAAAAACGGAATCATAAAGACATGGGAATAGCCCCCGGCAACAATCTCTGCCGGAATATGTGAGCTGTCGGGCGATTTTTCCACCACACCGACAAAGATATTAGCCCCATACTCCCGCCGCAGCATGGCCTCTAGGGCAGGGTAGGAGGTCCAGCTCGGATGATCCGTGCCATGCCCCACAATCAAAATGGCACTCTCTGAATGGGACAGAATCAGATCCTTAAGGAGATAGGCCATTATCTGGTAATCCTTAAAGGAGGAGAGGAGGGGGAGACCAAGTCGACAGGCCATATCGGCCCGACCGGCCTCTCGACCAATCTTATGAAACTCATGGCCCGGAAAGAGGTGCAGGGACTGAACAACTGCCTCCTTGTGCCCCGCGGCTTCGAGCTCCGCAAGAATCCGGGAAACGGTCTTTACCCCGCTCCTCCCCTCTCCCTGCAACTGTTTGGCCACCACCCTGCTTGAATAACTCCAGTAGAAGGTACAGTCCGGTAGCCTGGGTTGCAGACATTGCTCAATATGTCGATAGGTAGATACGGCTGGGCCTGTGCTGCCAAAGGCGGTAAGGATCACGGTTTTTTTCATAATTCACCATAGAAAGAAAGATCAGTTACAGAAGTTATGCCCTATACAGTATCATCTTTGCATCGCAAAAAAAGCTACTTTGAGCAAAAAGAGTGGGAATATGATATACCTACTCTGCTCTTAACGGATAACAATAGACCTAAAATCTCCATACCATTTCGAGGATTACCAGTGAACAGAAAGATAGAAATTGCCGTCATTGGCTTAGGCTACGTAGGACTTCCCCTTGCCGTTGAATTTGGCAAAATATATCCTGTTATTGGTTTTGACCATAACCCCGTCCGCATATCCGAGCTCCAGGCAGGTAATGACATCACCATGGAGCTGACAGCAGAAGAGCTTGCTCTTGGCCAGCAGCTCTCCTTTTCAGCAGATGCACAGGACCTTGGCCGCTGTAATGTCTATATTATCACCGTACCAACTCCCATTGATAAAAACAAAAAACCCGATCTTGGCCCCCTGCTCAACGCCAGTCAGGAGGTGGGCAAGGTGCTGCAAGAGGGTGATGTGGTGATCTATGAATCAACGGTCTACCCAGGTGCCACCGAAGAGGACTGCGTTCCTGTTTTAGAGTCGGTTTCCGACCTCACCTTTAACAGAGACTTTTTCGTGGGCTATAGCCCTGAACGGGTTAATCCCGGAGATAAAAAACATAGGGTAACCACTATTCAAAAGGTCACCTCCGGCTCAACTAGCGAAACCGCCGACTTTGTTGATAGCCTCTACAAGAAGATCATCATCGCCGGCACCCATAGGGCCAGCAGTATAAAGGTGGCCGAGGCGGCAAAGGTCATCGAGAATACCCAGCGAGATGTCAACATCGCCCTGGTCAATGAACTTGCCCTGATCTTTAACCGCA from the Desulfotalea psychrophila LSv54 genome contains:
- a CDS encoding sirohydrochlorin cobaltochelatase, which translates into the protein MKKTVILTAFGSTGPAVSTYRHIEQCLQPRLPDCTFYWSYSSRVVAKQLQGEGRSGVKTVSRILAELEAAGHKEAVVQSLHLFPGHEFHKIGREAGRADMACRLGLPLLSSFKDYQIMAYLLKDLILSHSESAILIVGHGTDHPSWTSYPALEAMLRREYGANIFVGVVEKSPDSSHIPAEIVAGGYSHVFMIPFFLMAGLHYRRDMIGEEASWQRRLVDVGLAVDSYAHGLGLLPGISMLIQSHIEAAQAT
- the tviB gene encoding Vi polysaccharide biosynthesis UDP-N-acetylglucosamine C-6 dehydrogenase TviB, with protein sequence MNRKIEIAVIGLGYVGLPLAVEFGKIYPVIGFDHNPVRISELQAGNDITMELTAEELALGQQLSFSADAQDLGRCNVYIITVPTPIDKNKKPDLGPLLNASQEVGKVLQEGDVVIYESTVYPGATEEDCVPVLESVSDLTFNRDFFVGYSPERVNPGDKKHRVTTIQKVTSGSTSETADFVDSLYKKIIIAGTHRASSIKVAEAAKVIENTQRDVNIALVNELALIFNRMEIDTEEVLEAAGTKWNFLPFRPGLVGGHCIGVDPYYLTHKAQELGYHPEIILAGRRINDGVGSYVAAELVKAMLKKKCPMGSARVLIMGLSFKENCPDIRNSKVIDIIKELQSFGIEVDAYDPWVQRSQAERAYGISPIEAPAPKSYDGIVLAVGHRDFAQMGAEAIHALGKTPHVLYDIKCLLPSDQVDLRL